One Bacteroidota bacterium genomic window carries:
- a CDS encoding chorismate-binding protein, which yields MSIVQTDTISVYQAVKICLEKNLVFAAYRLPNAKYPEIVIQRSEKIKLLSEGESYFDLKGFLVTPFSADSNCPSFLIESDIYGQEIISARDHDSLNTYNYFPIQSDSSHIPDSVSHNEYISQIDQILKHIETGNFEKVVLSRVKNIDGNYVPLLGKIFARLTESYPNAFVYIFNAGPHLWIGATPEPLLKAKNGTMYTVSLAGTRPFNEQNLNIGAWNSKERLEQEYVTRYISKVLSKFNLVDVDLEGPYTKQAGNLVHLRTDFSFRSTELKNCLGEFLRNLHPTPAVCGMPRKESLELISSLEKHQREYYAGFLGPLGLNDRLSLFVNLRCMKVLENNLSLFIGGGITADSVPEDEWLETEMKAETLLSVIRQVKG from the coding sequence GTGTCAATTGTTCAAACCGATACGATAAGCGTTTATCAGGCTGTAAAAATATGTCTCGAAAAGAATCTTGTTTTTGCAGCTTATCGGCTCCCCAATGCCAAATACCCAGAGATTGTTATTCAACGCTCCGAAAAGATTAAGTTGTTGTCCGAGGGCGAATCCTATTTCGACCTGAAAGGCTTTCTTGTAACTCCCTTTTCAGCCGATTCAAATTGTCCTTCGTTTCTTATTGAATCTGATATTTATGGTCAGGAAATTATATCAGCAAGAGACCATGACTCACTAAATACTTACAATTATTTTCCAATCCAGTCAGACAGCAGCCATATTCCCGATTCGGTAAGCCACAACGAATACATTTCTCAAATCGATCAGATTCTAAAACACATCGAGACAGGTAATTTTGAAAAAGTTGTTCTAAGCCGTGTTAAGAATATCGATGGAAATTATGTTCCATTGCTTGGAAAGATTTTTGCCCGACTTACCGAATCCTATCCCAATGCCTTCGTTTATATCTTCAATGCCGGACCCCATTTATGGATTGGAGCCACACCCGAACCACTTCTGAAGGCGAAAAACGGAACCATGTATACTGTTTCTTTGGCAGGTACTAGACCCTTTAACGAGCAAAATTTAAACATCGGAGCCTGGAATAGCAAGGAACGCCTGGAACAGGAATATGTAACCCGATACATTTCCAAAGTGCTTTCTAAGTTTAACCTGGTTGATGTAGATCTCGAAGGCCCCTATACCAAGCAAGCCGGAAATTTGGTGCATTTACGTACAGATTTTTCGTTTCGTAGCACCGAGTTAAAGAATTGTCTGGGTGAATTTCTCAGGAATCTTCATCCAACTCCTGCAGTGTGCGGCATGCCTCGGAAAGAAAGCCTCGAACTTATAAGCAGCCTCGAAAAACACCAGCGCGAATACTATGCAGGTTTTTTGGGGCCTTTGGGTTTGAACGACAGACTCTCTTTGTTTGTAAATTTACGTTGCATGAAAGTGCTGGAGAACAACCTTTCTCTATTTATTGGTGGTGGAATTACTGCCGACTCAGTACCCGAAGACGAATGGCTTGAAACAGAGATGAAAGCCGAAACCCTATTGTCCGTTATACGCCAGGTAAAAGGATGA
- a CDS encoding PaaI family thioesterase, which produces MTIEQINEFCKDTFIGHLEIEFIEYGADYVKALMPVNQKKHQPTGILHGGASLALAETVAGAGSVMIIDESRYDVLGLQVSGNHVGTVSSGNIYATATIIHKGQSTHVWDVKITDESDKLISTIRVTNIIREKT; this is translated from the coding sequence ATGACCATCGAACAGATTAACGAATTCTGCAAAGACACTTTTATTGGTCACCTCGAAATCGAGTTTATTGAGTATGGGGCCGATTATGTGAAAGCCCTTATGCCGGTCAACCAGAAAAAACATCAACCAACGGGAATTTTGCATGGAGGGGCCTCTCTGGCTTTGGCCGAAACAGTGGCCGGTGCAGGATCGGTGATGATAATCGACGAAAGTCGTTACGATGTGTTGGGCCTTCAAGTAAGTGGCAACCATGTGGGCACTGTGAGCAGCGGCAATATTTACGCTACGGCAACTATCATTCACAAAGGGCAGTCGACTCATGTGTGGGATGTAAAAATAACGGATGAAAGCGATAAACTTATTTCCACGATTCGGGTTACTAACATCATACGCGAAAAAACTTAA
- a CDS encoding ubiquinone/menaquinone biosynthesis methyltransferase produces the protein MTKIKGFNLNSFYSSIFRHYDLMNKLFTFGLDRKWRSMAIKQCLDANPESVLDLCTGTGDLAISLSRKSKKNLSIKAYDMNHDMLGRATEKASGLTESRPEFIQGKASVLPFQTNSFDSIVIGFGFRNLTFNNPEEQKHIDEMKRVLKPGGQLFILESSVPQNPFIRFAYLLHLYLVVIPMGGILTGNFKAYWYLAHSASKYYTIQQLEQLFVKNGFRDFWVKRFLFGSACLIKVRK, from the coding sequence ATGACCAAAATTAAAGGGTTCAATTTAAATAGTTTTTACTCTTCTATTTTCAGGCATTACGACCTGATGAACAAACTGTTTACTTTTGGCCTCGATCGAAAATGGCGGAGCATGGCTATAAAGCAATGCCTTGATGCTAATCCGGAGAGTGTGCTCGACTTGTGCACTGGCACGGGCGACCTCGCCATTTCCCTTTCTCGCAAATCGAAAAAAAACTTAAGCATTAAAGCTTATGACATGAATCACGACATGTTGGGTCGGGCAACCGAAAAGGCCTCCGGTTTAACAGAATCGAGGCCTGAATTTATCCAGGGGAAAGCCTCGGTGCTACCCTTTCAAACCAATTCTTTCGATAGCATTGTCATTGGTTTTGGTTTTCGAAACCTCACCTTTAATAACCCCGAGGAGCAAAAGCATATAGATGAGATGAAGCGGGTACTTAAACCCGGTGGTCAGTTGTTTATTCTTGAAAGTTCCGTACCACAAAATCCTTTTATCCGGTTTGCTTATCTGCTTCATTTATACCTGGTGGTTATTCCTATGGGTGGGATTTTAACCGGTAATTTTAAAGCCTACTGGTATCTGGCTCATTCAGCCTCGAAGTATTATACCATTCAGCAATTGGAACAGCTTTTTGTGAAAAATGGTTTCAGAGATTTCTGGGTGAAACGTTTTCTTTTCGGCTCGGCTTGTTTAATTAAGGTTAGAAAATAG
- a CDS encoding ABC transporter ATP-binding protein encodes MQQSTIKPLLSTRKLSVGYWARKSRLEVLGNLNLVINPGELISFIGPNGCGKSTLIKSLIGLIPSLEGAIFFKDENLDHISFLQRAERIGVVLTDPVYERNMSVLELVSMGRYPHTNWLGRLTSADLKVVHDSIQKVGLVHKAGSRLGELSDGERQRAMISRVLAQDVDMIILDEPTAHLDLSNRMEVLLLLKKLAHEMGKGVLLSTHELGLALQVSDKIWMVGPDQQLMSDIPEAFIYNGTLDKVFGNEKISFQPWSASFEITTDKEKRIVVIGMGLLQACVVRLLKRLGYTVLYNETEKVPTVEVNEDSQEIRMITPQTKTFNSIHVFQEYLIQQNPA; translated from the coding sequence ATGCAACAATCCACGATAAAACCACTTTTATCTACCCGCAAGCTAAGTGTAGGTTATTGGGCGCGCAAATCCAGGCTCGAGGTTCTGGGCAATTTAAATCTGGTAATCAACCCGGGTGAACTAATCAGCTTTATAGGTCCTAATGGTTGCGGTAAATCAACCCTTATAAAAAGCCTGATTGGCCTTATACCTTCTTTGGAGGGAGCCATTTTTTTTAAGGACGAAAACCTCGATCATATTTCTTTTCTCCAAAGGGCCGAACGCATTGGAGTTGTTCTTACCGATCCGGTTTATGAACGCAACATGTCTGTGCTTGAACTGGTTTCCATGGGACGTTATCCGCATACCAACTGGCTAGGCCGACTTACCTCAGCCGATTTGAAAGTTGTACACGACTCGATTCAGAAAGTTGGTTTAGTGCATAAAGCAGGATCAAGGTTAGGTGAGCTGAGCGATGGCGAGCGCCAAAGGGCTATGATTTCGAGGGTGCTGGCACAGGATGTTGATATGATTATTCTGGATGAACCAACGGCTCACCTCGATTTATCAAACCGAATGGAAGTTCTATTGCTACTTAAAAAGCTGGCACATGAAATGGGAAAGGGAGTGTTGCTTTCCACGCACGAACTTGGACTTGCTTTGCAGGTGTCTGATAAGATATGGATGGTTGGTCCTGACCAACAATTGATGAGCGATATACCCGAAGCTTTTATATACAATGGTACGCTCGACAAGGTGTTTGGCAACGAGAAAATAAGTTTTCAACCTTGGTCAGCCTCCTTTGAAATTACTACAGACAAGGAAAAAAGAATAGTGGTGATTGGGATGGGTTTGCTCCAGGCCTGCGTGGTGAGGCTACTGAAGCGTCTGGGGTATACTGTACTTTACAACGAAACAGAGAAAGTTCCTACAGTAGAGGTAAACGAGGACAGTCAGGAAATACGCATGATTACACCTCAGACAAAAACTTTTAATAGTATTCATGTGTTTCAGGAGTATCTTATCCAACAAAATCCTGCATAG
- a CDS encoding iron ABC transporter permease has translation MNSRKRFSSSSWLLWFLAAALILVFFTDLAVASADISFRDFYHTLLGFTHNTTIEYIIYEVRLPRALTAILAGGSLALSGLLLQTLFHNPLAGPYVLGISSGAGLGVAVYTLSAATFFSMQPLVAAGGQVLAAMIGAALVFLVVLSFSWRLADTVSLLIIGIMIGALASSIVGILEYFAPPELVHRFVIWSLGSLGATSWLHLKIIIPVFFLAIASSILLIKPLDAMLMGEVHARITGVNVRRTRFMMIVISSVLVGVLTAFTGPIAFVGMTVPHMVRLVSHRVSFRFVLPGVLLAGPLLMLVCDIIAQLPGRAATLPINGVTALFGAPVVILLIIRSRKLNSSL, from the coding sequence TTGAATAGCAGAAAGCGTTTTTCCTCCTCCTCCTGGTTGCTATGGTTTCTGGCTGCAGCACTAATATTGGTGTTTTTTACCGATTTGGCAGTGGCTAGTGCCGATATATCATTTCGTGATTTTTACCATACCTTATTAGGCTTCACCCACAATACAACTATTGAGTATATTATTTACGAAGTACGTTTACCAAGAGCCCTTACAGCCATTCTGGCAGGTGGTAGCCTTGCACTTTCAGGCCTTTTGCTGCAGACCCTGTTCCATAATCCACTAGCTGGACCTTATGTGTTGGGCATCAGTTCGGGTGCAGGTTTAGGGGTGGCAGTTTATACACTTAGCGCAGCCACTTTTTTTAGTATGCAACCCTTGGTGGCAGCAGGAGGACAAGTATTGGCAGCCATGATAGGTGCTGCCCTGGTATTTTTGGTGGTATTGAGCTTTTCATGGCGACTTGCCGATACAGTATCCCTGCTTATCATTGGTATTATGATCGGAGCTCTTGCCTCTTCAATAGTAGGAATTCTCGAATATTTTGCCCCACCGGAACTGGTGCATCGTTTTGTGATATGGTCATTGGGCAGTTTGGGTGCAACAAGTTGGTTGCATTTAAAAATAATTATACCTGTATTCTTTTTAGCAATAGCATCTTCAATCTTACTCATTAAACCGCTTGATGCTATGCTTATGGGTGAGGTTCATGCCCGGATTACAGGTGTTAATGTGCGGCGTACCCGCTTTATGATGATCGTTATTTCGAGCGTGTTAGTTGGGGTGCTTACGGCCTTTACCGGCCCTATAGCTTTTGTTGGAATGACCGTTCCGCATATGGTGCGTCTGGTTTCCCACCGGGTGTCGTTTCGTTTTGTATTGCCGGGCGTGCTGCTTGCAGGTCCATTGCTAATGCTTGTTTGTGATATTATTGCTCAGTTGCCCGGGCGTGCAGCCACCTTACCTATCAATGGTGTTACAGCCCTTTTTGGTGCTCCTGTAGTAATTTTGCTCATTATTCGTTCGCGTAAACTGAATTCGAGTCTGTAA